GTCGAAGTTCCACTTCGGCGAGGCAAGTTGCCAGATCAACTTGTTGAACGCGTCGCGATTCGCGGCGTAACCCTGCGCGCCACGTTCGGTCGAGAAGTAGAACTGGTACCACCACTGCAGCTCGGCTTGCGGCGGCAGCGGCTTGCGGTTCGCCTCCTGGCTGCCGATCAGATAGCCGCTAACCGAGACCATCCCCTTCACGCGTTCCGGCCACAGCGCCGCGACGATGTTCGCCGTGCGCGCGCCCCAGTCGTAGCCGCCCAGAATGGCCTGATCGATCTTCATGGCATCCATGAACGCGACGAGATCGACCGCGGTGACGGCCTGCTGACCGTTGCGCGGCGTGTCGTCCGCGAGAATGCGCGTGCTGCCATAGCCACGCAGATACGGCACGATCACGCGATAGCCCGAGGCGGCCAGCATCGGCGCGACCTCGACATAGCTATGGATGTCGTACGGCCAGCCGTGCAGCAGGATCACCACCGGGCCACTCTTCGGTCCCGCTTCGGCGTAGCCCACATTGAGCAGGCCCGCGTTGATCTGCTTGATCTGGCCGAACGATACGCCGTTGCCCGTGCGCGTGTTGCCTTCCGTAGCGCCAGCCGACTGCGCGTGCGCGAGACCGCCGAATGCGAAGTCCGCGAGCGTGAGGCCGGCAAGCGACGTGCCGAGAAGACGACGGCGACGGACGTTGACGGGATCTGACATGACCACTTCTCCTTGTTGTGCAGGCAGGCCGCGCCCGAACGGCTTGGCCTCGTTGATTAGCCCGCGGCAGCAGATCGGTCGATCGCGCTCGCGGCGGCAGGCAAAACGCCCCGGTGAATTTATATCCGAGCAGGAAAAGCGCCATGTATCCCAATGTGTCTGCTGCGAGCGCGGACACAAAACGAATCAAAAAACGTCGGCGAGGCGGGATCGGTCGCGATGAGAGTGGGATTGAACGAGCAGCGGGTTTGTATCGCAATGTATAAGCGCCTTGAACAGACACATACCCTTGCAAAACGCGGCGTTCATGAAACATGGCAGATACGTCCGGCGGTTGTAATGCATCAACGCCGGAACTTGCTGATGACCCGGACGGATTTCCAAACCCTTCCCAGGAGAAAGTCATGAACGCATCGAAACTCGCCCTCGCCTTTGCCGCCAGCGCCGCAGTCCTCGCCGCCACGCCGGTGTTCG
This genomic window from Paraburkholderia acidiphila contains:
- a CDS encoding alpha/beta fold hydrolase; protein product: MSDPVNVRRRRLLGTSLAGLTLADFAFGGLAHAQSAGATEGNTRTGNGVSFGQIKQINAGLLNVGYAEAGPKSGPVVILLHGWPYDIHSYVEVAPMLAASGYRVIVPYLRGYGSTRILADDTPRNGQQAVTAVDLVAFMDAMKIDQAILGGYDWGARTANIVAALWPERVKGMVSVSGYLIGSQEANRKPLPPQAELQWWYQFYFSTERGAQGYAANRDAFNKLIWQLASPKWNFDDATYERSAASFQNPDHVAIVISNYRWRLGLVQGESKYDSLEQRLAAAPAITVPTITMEGDANGAPHPAPAAYAKKFTGKYLHRTIDGGIGHNLPQEAPKEFAQAILQVTHL